A single candidate division KSB1 bacterium DNA region contains:
- a CDS encoding RidA family protein: MAGCEQQGRQVIATSGAPAAIGPYSQAIKVGKMLFTAGQIPIDPATGELVAGTIEEQTRRVLDNLGAVLKAAGMDFGDVVSATVYMDDIANYPRINQVYAEYFPHDPPARCAMQVARLPKGAALEIALVAVKD, from the coding sequence ATTGCGGGGTGTGAACAGCAGGGACGCCAGGTGATTGCCACCTCAGGCGCGCCGGCGGCAATTGGGCCGTATAGTCAGGCGATCAAGGTGGGCAAGATGCTCTTCACCGCCGGGCAGATTCCCATTGACCCTGCTACCGGCGAGTTGGTGGCCGGCACGATCGAGGAGCAGACCCGGCGAGTGCTCGATAATCTCGGCGCGGTGCTCAAAGCGGCAGGCATGGACTTTGGCGACGTGGTGAGCGCCACTGTGTACATGGATGACATCGCCAATTACCCCCGCATCAATCAGGTGTATGCCGAATACTTTCCCCATGACCCGCCGGCGCGGTGCGCCATGCAGGTGGCGCGCCTGCCCAAGGGGGCAGCCCTGGAAATCGCCCTCGTCGCCGTGAAGGACTAG
- a CDS encoding tetratricopeptide repeat protein, producing the protein MRRLWLANAALLAVGVCILAGCSKEPRQRKIKLAEPSGTAQPEVRRRTEATLQLATGERKTIVVTYFDNLTGDRDLEWLRTGITDMLIADLSQSHQLTVVSHEGLVNILRRLGKETYATADVRVAAMVAREAKAEAWLTGTLQKRGDSLRIEAKLYDAQRGELLRSDSVSGAGLERVFTMVDELTRKVKDGLQLSLRDARERALAVTEVTTSSVAAYRHYIAGFEQQNKLYFQEAVAEYQKAVALDSAFTSAYLQLAYSFGALGQHQAALQALATGVRHADRASEKERTTLLALYHMLSGNVAEAFNLLERAVPEDPYDKMLHFQLGSWSYGMGWYDRAIDELKRVIEIDPQFKLAYNTLAYAYAARGRYEEAASALKRYAELAPDEPNPLDSIGEIYLMMGKNKKALQMFRKALQVNPKFYHSTRHIAIANLEMGYYDRVLAAVEELKSQAPVPETRADVYVLSAAVCALQGRKAEALAHLDSVRAWDSLSVAYPYMVRVLEVDSTSMREYDDEWFGRIAANFPMVMANPNLFLSSLVFALRFDVHAREFAQLLAQHALMSPESGPSVSLAAVQPAMIYLGYVREMIARSSQFDPRMMAYAPDLGALYWTAYGRALLRSPAPHDDLLQWTQGYAEFAARSDNRSYELAAWLSAALVHRRAGEEQKAEAILRALGFPGEEHYLVLGPFDNLDGFNRGFIRERATSFPATVRHKGQIMRWRSAGDDLADGFVDLWSLLGRGLMGVAYLRLEFRVPTRRQAQLRFGYRTGLRVWLNGEQVWYHNGSERASLDGRVVPVQLRAGRNVLLLKSTQRVGEWGFYLRITDEQGHGFEDIEYLTP; encoded by the coding sequence GTGCGACGACTGTGGTTAGCGAATGCGGCATTGCTGGCGGTAGGTGTTTGCATACTGGCAGGGTGTAGCAAGGAGCCGCGGCAACGCAAGATCAAGTTGGCCGAGCCCTCTGGGACCGCACAGCCAGAGGTGCGACGCCGCACCGAGGCGACCTTGCAGCTGGCTACGGGCGAGCGCAAGACCATCGTCGTCACCTACTTTGACAACCTCACTGGTGACCGCGACCTGGAATGGCTGCGCACCGGCATCACCGACATGCTCATTGCCGACCTATCGCAGTCCCACCAGCTCACGGTTGTGAGCCACGAAGGGTTAGTCAATATCTTGCGGCGTCTCGGTAAGGAGACCTATGCCACTGCCGACGTGCGGGTAGCCGCCATGGTTGCACGAGAAGCAAAGGCCGAGGCTTGGCTCACCGGTACCCTGCAGAAACGCGGTGATTCGCTGCGCATCGAGGCCAAGCTCTACGATGCACAACGTGGTGAGCTTCTCAGGAGCGATTCGGTTTCCGGTGCGGGTCTGGAACGCGTCTTCACCATGGTGGACGAGCTCACTCGCAAGGTCAAAGACGGCTTGCAGCTTTCACTCCGCGACGCGAGGGAGCGCGCCCTGGCCGTCACCGAGGTGACGACGAGTTCTGTTGCCGCCTACCGCCACTACATCGCTGGATTCGAGCAGCAGAACAAACTCTACTTCCAGGAAGCGGTGGCGGAATACCAGAAGGCGGTGGCTCTGGATTCGGCCTTCACCTCTGCATATCTCCAGCTCGCGTACTCGTTCGGTGCACTGGGGCAGCATCAAGCCGCGCTGCAGGCCTTGGCAACGGGGGTGCGGCATGCCGACAGGGCCTCGGAAAAGGAGCGCACCACTCTCCTTGCCCTTTATCACATGCTCAGCGGCAATGTTGCCGAGGCGTTCAACCTCCTGGAACGCGCCGTGCCGGAAGACCCTTACGACAAAATGTTACATTTTCAGCTCGGATCGTGGAGCTATGGGATGGGGTGGTACGACCGCGCAATCGATGAACTGAAGAGAGTCATCGAGATCGACCCCCAGTTCAAGCTCGCCTACAACACGCTGGCATACGCGTATGCCGCCCGTGGGAGGTATGAGGAGGCGGCCTCGGCGCTGAAGCGATACGCCGAGCTTGCACCGGACGAGCCCAATCCTTTAGACAGCATAGGTGAGATTTACTTGATGATGGGCAAGAACAAGAAAGCTCTGCAGATGTTCCGCAAGGCCCTCCAGGTTAACCCAAAATTCTACCACAGCACCAGGCATATTGCAATAGCCAATCTGGAGATGGGCTACTATGACCGGGTCTTGGCAGCTGTAGAAGAATTGAAGTCTCAGGCTCCCGTCCCAGAGACACGAGCCGACGTCTACGTGCTCAGCGCTGCCGTTTGCGCCCTCCAGGGGAGGAAGGCGGAGGCCTTGGCCCACTTGGACTCGGTGCGGGCTTGGGACTCGCTTTCGGTTGCGTACCCCTACATGGTACGCGTGCTGGAGGTGGATAGCACCTCCATGCGGGAGTATGATGACGAATGGTTTGGCAGAATAGCGGCGAATTTCCCAATGGTCATGGCTAACCCCAACCTTTTCTTGTCGTCCCTGGTATTCGCCCTGCGTTTTGATGTCCATGCTCGTGAGTTCGCCCAGTTACTGGCCCAGCACGCGCTGATGTCTCCGGAAAGCGGGCCGTCCGTATCGCTAGCGGCAGTGCAGCCTGCCATGATCTACCTCGGCTATGTGCGGGAAATGATAGCGCGGAGTAGCCAATTTGACCCGCGGATGATGGCCTACGCGCCGGACCTCGGCGCACTTTACTGGACCGCCTACGGGCGAGCGCTCCTGCGGTCTCCTGCGCCCCACGACGACCTTTTGCAGTGGACCCAGGGCTATGCGGAGTTTGCGGCGCGGAGCGACAATCGGAGCTACGAGCTGGCGGCATGGTTGAGTGCAGCGCTGGTCCACCGCCGCGCAGGCGAGGAGCAAAAGGCAGAGGCGATTCTGCGTGCGTTGGGATTTCCAGGCGAGGAGCATTACCTGGTGCTCGGTCCGTTTGACAATCTGGATGGCTTCAATCGCGGATTCATCCGTGAGCGGGCAACCTCTTTTCCCGCTACCGTGCGCCACAAGGGTCAGATCATGCGTTGGCGTTCGGCGGGTGATGACCTGGCGGACGGCTTTGTGGACTTGTGGTCGCTCTTGGGGCGAGGCCTCATGGGGGTCGCCTATCTGCGCCTGGAATTCCGCGTGCCTACGAGGCGCCAGGCTCAGCTCCGATTTGGCTACCGCACCGGCCTGCGGGTGTGGCTCAATGGTGAGCAGGTGTGGTATCACAACGGTTCGGAACGGGCAAGCCTGGACGGGCGGGTGGTACCGGTCCAGCTGCGCGCAGGCCGCAATGTGCTCCTGCTGAAAAGCACACAGCGCGTGGGCGAGTGGGGTTTCTATCTCCGCATTACGGATGAACAAGGGCACGGGTTCGAGGATATTGAGTATCTCACTCCCTGA
- a CDS encoding HEAT repeat domain-containing protein, whose amino-acid sequence MSALIHQATSGGDWRERREAIIALGYCKAPSVEQPAVVKSLIAQLRDPLPEIQQAAVISLGRLGASEAIEELSKPRIVNSLDMRVRWAAVSVLSALGDHRVIETLIAAADDEEWLVRNEALTGLQRKVADIVASGDEQLGRILLRMLALEEQPVVDLAISGLVQMAPQSLQMVIESMGNPNVRVRQHVARVLGEMRTPEAVGALVQALGDEEATVRAAAVRALAEIGDPRAIDPLVAAVRDTDENVQRAASEALVRFGSLATHALLRALDYERNKTPLRFLILTLGKIRDQAALPYLVKHLSSSYFAVRGAAIAALKPYGAAVVPHLLKILAVNESDVTDLLAAAADGTNPTAQVRAINALGSLEEHRAVPLLKQLVAGDNQEVAEAAQEALVKIGCAAWGRCGALTLLGEVGDSSLIPHMEKSLKDDSANVRLEAVRALGKFANQEVVALLAQTAREDHDPYIRAEALRTIRWTSIQSSAAVDAALAALGDPDWLVCTQAARLLGNMREERAIAPLINALRHPNWTVRQSAEDALRNFGTKAVPALIDALESDDWVVRLRAARALGEIGDQQAVPALSKAVNRKDEHPRAKAIQQEALNKLSAARS is encoded by the coding sequence GTGTCTGCTTTGATCCACCAGGCGACCTCTGGAGGGGATTGGCGCGAACGGCGCGAGGCAATCATCGCCCTTGGGTACTGCAAGGCCCCTTCGGTGGAACAGCCAGCTGTAGTGAAAAGCCTCATCGCCCAGTTGCGCGACCCTCTGCCTGAGATTCAGCAGGCCGCAGTGATTTCCCTTGGTCGACTGGGCGCCAGCGAGGCGATCGAGGAGTTGAGCAAGCCGCGGATCGTCAATTCGCTGGACATGCGCGTGCGCTGGGCGGCGGTGTCGGTGCTCAGCGCGCTGGGCGACCACCGCGTGATCGAGACGCTCATTGCAGCAGCCGACGACGAAGAGTGGCTCGTGCGCAACGAAGCCCTGACCGGCTTGCAAAGAAAGGTCGCGGACATTGTTGCCTCGGGCGACGAGCAATTGGGGCGCATTCTGCTGCGCATGCTGGCGCTGGAGGAACAGCCGGTAGTGGACCTGGCGATCTCCGGACTGGTGCAGATGGCACCGCAGAGCCTCCAGATGGTGATCGAGAGCATGGGCAACCCGAATGTGCGCGTGCGCCAGCACGTGGCACGCGTCTTGGGGGAGATGCGCACTCCGGAGGCGGTGGGGGCTTTGGTTCAGGCGCTGGGCGATGAGGAGGCTACTGTCCGCGCTGCCGCCGTGCGCGCCCTGGCGGAGATCGGCGACCCGCGGGCGATCGATCCACTAGTGGCCGCCGTGCGCGATACCGACGAGAATGTCCAGCGGGCTGCCAGCGAGGCCTTGGTGCGCTTCGGCTCGCTAGCGACCCACGCTCTGCTGCGCGCCCTGGACTATGAGCGGAACAAGACCCCGCTGCGCTTCCTCATTCTCACGTTGGGCAAGATCCGGGACCAGGCCGCGCTGCCGTACCTCGTCAAACACTTGTCCAGCAGCTACTTTGCCGTACGGGGCGCAGCCATCGCGGCACTCAAACCATATGGGGCGGCCGTGGTACCCCATCTGCTCAAGATCCTCGCCGTCAACGAGAGCGATGTCACGGATCTGCTGGCTGCTGCCGCAGATGGCACCAATCCGACAGCGCAGGTACGCGCCATCAACGCCCTGGGCAGTTTGGAAGAGCACAGGGCCGTGCCTTTGCTGAAGCAGCTCGTGGCCGGAGACAACCAGGAGGTGGCTGAGGCGGCCCAGGAGGCGCTGGTCAAGATCGGTTGCGCCGCCTGGGGCCGATGTGGGGCACTCACCTTGCTGGGTGAGGTGGGCGATAGCTCCCTGATCCCCCACATGGAAAAGAGCCTGAAGGACGATTCGGCTAATGTCCGCCTCGAGGCGGTGCGGGCGCTGGGCAAATTCGCCAACCAGGAGGTGGTGGCGCTTCTGGCTCAGACCGCCCGGGAAGACCACGATCCCTACATCCGCGCCGAGGCTCTCCGCACCATCCGGTGGACAAGCATCCAGTCTAGCGCGGCGGTGGACGCGGCCCTGGCTGCTCTTGGCGACCCAGACTGGCTTGTCTGTACCCAGGCAGCCCGCCTGCTGGGGAACATGCGCGAAGAACGCGCCATTGCCCCGCTGATTAACGCCCTGCGGCATCCAAACTGGACCGTGCGCCAAAGTGCCGAGGACGCCCTGCGGAACTTTGGCACCAAGGCTGTGCCGGCGCTCATTGATGCGCTGGAAAGCGACGACTGGGTGGTGCGCCTGCGTGCCGCACGGGCGCTGGGTGAAATCGGTGACCAGCAGGCCGTCCCGGCACTCTCCAAGGCGGTGAACCGCAAAGACGAACATCCTCGCGCCAAAGCCATCCAACAAGAAGCGTTGAACAAGCTGAGCGCCGCTCGCTCGTAA
- a CDS encoding Type 1 glutamine amidotransferase-like domain-containing protein — protein MNSFSNRAVQGLFLGLSAWLGLVFRVGPAAGQGALLLMGGGDDRGSWAYPVFRWFVQQADSGKIINIDVDETAASYAATFRSWGAAATSHPLQIATRAQANDSAVYRELASASGIFIEGGDQWDYVSTWKGTLVERAIEEVFARGGVIGGTSAGLAVLGEVVFDAAYGTAYPEYAAYDPYYSRLHFTDDFLDILPNVLTDSHFQTRARLGRLVPMLARRIQDHGQTDLLAIGVDEKTALCVNPDMTAIVYGLGSVTFLHAGHDSRIVCRPGRPVTFTDIRFDQLVDGAVYDLATRTLREPGPYLRALSEPYTRGTFVPLVLYGAADSTAELGQVVISNLTTGENNAFYGRLLQVPGRGLVPQTVIMPHLWTSRAYAPNRLVGGEWGVATNPRCTGLFLADNSVCTLSAEGIMTVEGLAYVLDISIATHAGVSPGTNVPGIVGARLHFLASGDQYDLANQRAVSPVEPGRHIPRTHLIAHSFPNPFAGTATFEYFVPMPGHVRLDIFNLCGQTVEVLVDELVTSGWHRVQWRSSLPAGLYLYRLTTQTGCVQGKCVSK, from the coding sequence ATGAATTCCTTTTCGAATAGAGCGGTGCAAGGCCTCTTTTTAGGCCTGTCCGCGTGGCTAGGGCTTGTGTTTCGCGTGGGGCCGGCTGCGGGACAGGGGGCTCTCCTGCTTATGGGTGGCGGCGACGATCGAGGTTCCTGGGCATACCCTGTGTTCCGCTGGTTTGTGCAGCAGGCCGATTCGGGCAAAATCATCAATATCGATGTGGACGAAACGGCGGCCAGCTACGCAGCAACGTTCAGGTCGTGGGGGGCTGCAGCCACCAGTCACCCGCTCCAGATCGCCACGCGCGCCCAGGCTAACGACTCGGCAGTCTATCGTGAGCTTGCCTCGGCCTCGGGCATTTTCATAGAAGGCGGTGACCAATGGGACTACGTGTCCACCTGGAAGGGCACTCTGGTGGAACGCGCCATCGAAGAGGTCTTTGCCCGTGGCGGGGTCATCGGAGGGACCAGCGCCGGACTCGCGGTGCTGGGCGAGGTAGTCTTCGACGCTGCTTACGGCACGGCATACCCCGAATACGCGGCTTATGACCCCTACTACTCTCGTCTGCACTTTACCGATGACTTTCTGGACATTCTTCCGAACGTGCTGACCGATTCCCACTTCCAGACTCGTGCGCGCCTTGGGAGGCTGGTGCCCATGTTGGCCCGGCGCATTCAGGACCATGGGCAGACGGATCTGCTGGCCATCGGTGTCGATGAGAAGACCGCCTTGTGCGTCAATCCTGACATGACGGCGATTGTTTACGGCCTCGGTTCGGTGACCTTTCTTCATGCGGGACATGATTCGCGCATCGTGTGCCGGCCAGGCCGCCCGGTGACGTTCACCGACATCCGCTTTGACCAACTGGTGGATGGCGCCGTCTACGACCTGGCCACACGCACCCTGCGTGAACCTGGTCCCTACCTGCGCGCACTGTCCGAGCCTTACACGAGGGGGACCTTTGTGCCCCTGGTCCTTTACGGGGCGGCCGATAGCACCGCGGAGCTGGGCCAAGTGGTAATCAGCAACCTGACCACCGGCGAGAATAATGCTTTCTATGGCCGACTTCTTCAGGTGCCAGGCCGTGGACTTGTACCCCAGACGGTGATCATGCCGCACCTGTGGACTAGCCGCGCCTATGCGCCAAATCGTCTCGTAGGTGGCGAGTGGGGCGTTGCCACGAACCCTCGGTGCACAGGGCTTTTTCTTGCCGACAACAGCGTGTGTACCCTGTCCGCTGAGGGTATCATGACGGTCGAAGGCCTGGCGTACGTGTTGGATATTTCAATCGCTACGCATGCAGGCGTGTCCCCAGGCACCAATGTGCCGGGCATTGTGGGCGCCAGGCTCCACTTCCTGGCAAGCGGTGACCAATACGACTTGGCTAACCAGCGGGCGGTGAGTCCTGTTGAGCCAGGGAGGCACATTCCGCGGACTCATCTGATAGCGCATAGCTTCCCCAATCCCTTCGCAGGTACTGCCACTTTTGAGTACTTCGTGCCGATGCCAGGCCACGTGCGATTGGACATTTTCAACCTCTGCGGGCAAACGGTGGAAGTACTGGTCGACGAGCTCGTTACGTCCGGCTGGCACCGGGTGCAGTGGCGGTCCTCTCTCCCTGCTGGCCTATACCTGTACCGTCTCACGACCCAGACCGGCTGTGTGCAGGGCAAATGTGTGTCCAAGTGA
- a CDS encoding radical SAM protein, producing MGRPPRILLVNPWVHDFAAYDLWARPLGLLYVGAVLRAAGCQVHLIDCLDRLHPDVVAKVGLLGAREDGTGKFFRQAIPKPSALRHVPRRFSRYGMPVEVFDRLLRACARPDAILVTTGMTYWYTGAMETVGRLREAFPGVPVVVGGIYATLCPDHARQTLAPDALVEGPAENQVVRVVNRVCGWSLPEPRYETLDEIPFPAYELYPRLEAVALLTSRGCPYRCTFCASSLLTGGPAQRAPGAVVEEIAYWVKRGVRHVAFYDDALLFRADEHIKPILELIVCRGLKVQFHTPNGVPPRAIDADLAVLLHRAGFSTLRLSFETISRERQHDMGSKVTAEDLARALHYLEHAGFQRQRVGVYLLMGLPGQDVREVVESILFVAGLGASVHLACFSPIAGTREYQRAVEWGLLPPEVDPLLCNESVYPLSDSRIGFWHYVRLRNFATSLNRRIRAGHRLAPLLHAGEVVDEIVHPRFSSVEEFLRRFERVRAKTRTEASAPRTAHLNSEEE from the coding sequence ATGGGGCGGCCTCCTCGCATTTTGCTGGTCAACCCCTGGGTGCACGACTTTGCGGCCTATGACTTGTGGGCGAGGCCACTGGGCTTGCTCTACGTAGGTGCAGTCCTCCGGGCCGCAGGGTGTCAGGTTCACCTGATCGACTGTCTTGATCGCCTCCATCCCGACGTGGTGGCGAAGGTTGGCTTGCTGGGGGCTCGTGAGGATGGTACGGGCAAGTTTTTCCGCCAGGCGATCCCTAAACCGTCAGCGCTCCGGCACGTGCCGCGCCGGTTCAGCCGATACGGGATGCCGGTAGAGGTCTTCGACCGCTTGCTCCGCGCCTGTGCTCGTCCTGATGCCATTCTTGTCACCACCGGCATGACGTATTGGTACACCGGGGCCATGGAGACGGTAGGCAGACTGCGAGAGGCTTTCCCTGGTGTCCCAGTCGTGGTGGGCGGTATCTACGCCACGTTGTGCCCGGATCACGCCCGTCAGACCTTGGCGCCCGATGCGTTGGTGGAGGGCCCGGCGGAAAACCAGGTGGTCAGGGTAGTCAATCGGGTGTGTGGCTGGTCTCTGCCGGAGCCGCGCTATGAAACGCTTGATGAGATACCTTTCCCCGCCTACGAGCTTTACCCGCGTTTGGAGGCGGTGGCCTTGTTGACCTCGCGCGGCTGTCCCTACCGGTGCACCTTTTGTGCGTCCAGTCTGCTCACCGGCGGGCCGGCACAGCGGGCTCCGGGGGCGGTAGTAGAGGAGATTGCTTATTGGGTCAAGCGGGGCGTCCGCCACGTGGCTTTCTACGACGATGCGCTGCTTTTCCGCGCTGATGAGCACATCAAGCCTATCCTTGAACTCATCGTGTGCCGTGGGTTGAAAGTGCAGTTTCACACGCCCAATGGCGTGCCGCCGCGGGCCATTGACGCAGATCTTGCAGTCCTGCTCCACCGTGCTGGTTTCTCTACGCTGCGTCTCAGCTTCGAGACCATCAGCCGAGAACGACAGCATGACATGGGGTCCAAGGTCACCGCGGAGGACCTAGCACGCGCCCTGCATTATTTGGAGCATGCAGGTTTCCAGCGGCAGCGTGTGGGTGTCTATCTGCTCATGGGATTGCCTGGCCAGGATGTGCGGGAGGTGGTGGAAAGCATCCTTTTTGTAGCAGGTCTTGGGGCGAGTGTGCACCTGGCCTGCTTTTCTCCCATTGCCGGAACCCGCGAATACCAGCGCGCAGTGGAGTGGGGCCTGCTACCGCCAGAGGTGGACCCGCTGCTGTGCAATGAGTCGGTGTATCCGTTGAGCGACAGCCGGATTGGCTTTTGGCACTACGTCCGGCTGCGCAACTTTGCCACGAGCCTTAACAGGAGGATTAGAGCTGGGCACCGATTGGCTCCGTTATTGCATGCGGGTGAGGTCGTCGATGAGATCGTGCATCCCCGGTTTTCCAGCGTGGAGGAGTTTTTGCGTCGGTTTGAAAGGGTGAGGGCTAAGACTCGCACCGAGGCGAGTGCCCCTCGCACAGCGCATTTGAACTCAGAGGAGGAGTAG
- a CDS encoding SpoIIE family protein phosphatase, translating to MKRLQSLWVKMTLAVVVLVVAIMASVSYFFSYRELKAERREVEGRIERLAKQIASIRLAETEGWYVYQNYIDNLIRADFSRDLVYIAIFDERDSLTAYALNREWLDLGRRELLTSDEERQVVRLLSQGAVAEESRADLGSVPVQIRDAERSYGTVEVGFSLVELNDAFRRKRLTNFLLLAVFTALGVVTSAIMSYRIVTPLHRLARAMQRISAGDLTSDVRVRSSDEIGELARTFNAMVVGLREKAAIEGLTRELGFTFELRRVAQLAIESIQRGIAARRAVLFVQEGEEGGRFRAVWDSARGEVGRSSPCLDLTSAAPLLARKEPLPYPFRGEGQTARLLRAVARSLRPEPCALVVPLWARDELVGVLALSAPSDRQSYSDRDQTFLVTLGTQAALAIDNALLHVRLTEQEKLRRELEIARDVQRKLLPQGNPHLPGWDIDGICLPAAAVGGDYFDYLEVGPEKLGVVIADVTGKGTSAAFYMAEIKGIMVALSTDYQSPAELLCQLNRKLRQRLDPRVFATVAYGVIDLGSGRLRLARAGHSSVLLRRAAGVVEALLPPGIAVGLADSALFDAHIHECVSTIAPGDTLVFYTDGITEAMNQRREEFGEQALISMVSERTVVSAESLRKQILRRLRMFTGRTPLHDDVTLVVVRRQIA from the coding sequence ATGAAGCGTCTGCAGAGCCTCTGGGTGAAAATGACCCTGGCGGTGGTGGTGCTAGTGGTGGCCATCATGGCCTCGGTGAGCTATTTTTTCAGCTATCGCGAGCTGAAGGCGGAGCGGCGGGAAGTGGAAGGGCGCATCGAGCGCTTGGCCAAGCAGATTGCCTCCATTCGCTTGGCAGAGACTGAAGGGTGGTACGTCTATCAGAACTACATCGACAATCTCATTCGCGCCGATTTCAGCCGCGACCTCGTGTACATCGCCATCTTTGACGAGCGCGACTCGCTCACGGCCTACGCACTGAACCGGGAGTGGCTGGACTTGGGTAGGCGCGAGCTGTTGACCAGCGATGAGGAGCGCCAGGTGGTGCGGCTCCTGTCCCAAGGGGCGGTGGCCGAGGAGAGTCGCGCGGATTTGGGCAGCGTGCCGGTGCAGATTCGCGACGCCGAGCGCTCCTATGGCACAGTGGAGGTCGGCTTTTCCCTCGTGGAGCTGAACGACGCCTTCCGTCGCAAGCGGCTGACCAACTTTCTCCTGTTGGCAGTGTTCACCGCACTGGGCGTGGTGACCTCGGCGATCATGAGCTATCGGATAGTTACCCCCCTGCACCGGCTTGCCAGGGCGATGCAGCGCATCTCTGCAGGCGACCTCACCAGCGATGTGCGCGTGCGCTCATCTGACGAAATCGGTGAGCTGGCGCGCACATTCAATGCCATGGTCGTGGGTCTTCGGGAAAAGGCTGCCATTGAGGGGTTGACCCGGGAGCTGGGCTTCACGTTTGAACTGCGACGAGTAGCCCAGTTGGCAATCGAGAGCATTCAGCGAGGCATAGCTGCGCGACGGGCCGTGCTCTTTGTGCAAGAGGGTGAGGAGGGTGGGCGATTTCGGGCGGTTTGGGACTCGGCCCGCGGGGAGGTGGGGCGTTCCAGTCCTTGCCTGGACCTCACCTCTGCAGCTCCATTGCTTGCACGGAAAGAACCACTTCCGTACCCTTTCCGCGGTGAAGGTCAGACCGCACGACTCCTTCGGGCTGTGGCTCGCTCCTTGCGGCCGGAGCCGTGCGCGCTGGTGGTGCCACTGTGGGCACGCGATGAGCTGGTGGGGGTGTTGGCCTTGTCCGCACCGAGTGACCGCCAGAGTTACTCTGACCGCGACCAGACATTTCTGGTCACCCTCGGTACGCAAGCGGCCCTGGCCATCGATAACGCCTTGCTCCACGTGCGCCTAACCGAACAGGAGAAGTTGCGGCGCGAGTTAGAGATTGCGCGGGACGTCCAACGGAAGCTCCTGCCCCAGGGTAACCCGCACCTGCCCGGCTGGGATATCGATGGTATCTGCCTGCCAGCAGCTGCCGTGGGAGGGGACTACTTCGACTATCTTGAAGTGGGTCCGGAGAAGCTGGGGGTCGTCATCGCTGATGTGACCGGCAAGGGGACCTCTGCCGCTTTCTACATGGCCGAAATCAAGGGGATCATGGTAGCTCTCAGCACCGACTACCAGTCCCCGGCGGAACTCCTTTGCCAGCTCAACCGCAAGCTTCGGCAGCGCCTGGACCCGCGGGTGTTTGCTACCGTGGCCTATGGGGTGATTGACCTGGGCAGCGGCAGACTGCGCCTGGCTCGTGCCGGCCATTCAAGCGTGTTGCTCCGTCGTGCGGCGGGCGTTGTGGAGGCCCTCCTGCCGCCGGGCATCGCCGTGGGGTTGGCGGATTCCGCCCTTTTTGACGCGCACATTCACGAGTGCGTGAGCACCATCGCCCCAGGCGACACGCTCGTTTTTTACACCGATGGCATCACCGAGGCAATGAACCAGCGCAGAGAAGAGTTTGGCGAGCAAGCGCTCATCTCAATGGTTTCAGAGAGAACGGTGGTGAGTGCGGAGAGCCTCCGCAAGCAGATACTGCGGCGGCTGCGCATGTTCACCGGGCGAACACCCCTCCACGACGACGTAACCCTCGTCGTTGTGCGGCGGCAGATTGCATAG